The genomic segment GCATTTTCTCTACGGCACAGGCACAACTGCCCGGATGATCAATATGCAGACCGGCCTGCCCGTGCGCGGATACAACAGCGGCCCTCTGGGCGGTGATATGCAGATTGGCGCGCAGATCGTCGAGGGCAATATCGATTTCGTCATCTTCTTTTCGGATCCGCTCACAGCCCAGCCTCACGATCCGGATGTCAAAGCCCTGCTGCGCATCGCCCAGGTTTACGATATTCCCATCGCCAACAATAAGGCCACAGCGGATTTTCTTCTGACCTCTTCTCTCATGGATCAGGAATATGCCCACGAGATCATCAACTTCCAGCAGAATATCAAGGCGCGCGCTGAAACGCTGTAAAAAAACAGGCAGTTTACCCTTAGG from the Christensenellaceae bacterium 44-20 genome contains:
- a CDS encoding methylglyoxal synthase — translated: MAEYMTQIIGKQKNIALIAHDNKKAELIGWCREHKETLNQHFLYGTGTTARMINMQTGLPVRGYNSGPLGGDMQIGAQIVEGNIDFVIFFSDPLTAQPHDPDVKALLRIAQVYDIPIANNKATADFLLTSSLMDQEYAHEIINFQQNIKARAETL